The nucleotide window TCTTTACGACTTCGTTGTGAATGCATCTTATAATCCCAGCCATTGAGTACTCTTGGTACACCCACATTATTTGGTCTGTTTGACGGTTCTTCAAAATGGTGCAATAAACTCAGAACAGTGATGTTTACATTTATGTATTGCACCATGTTATTTCAAAGCCAAACCAGATATATATGTAGCTTCAGAAGAAAAAGACAAAACAAAAATTGCCcccgaagaaaaagaagaagaagaagaagaaggagacgaAATCGACATTGATGGTCCTTATCAATGGGCCGAATTCACAGCCCAGTTTAATTGAACTAGCCGGTGCCATTGATAGCTCTATTTGTATATATTTGTGTTAAAGAGCTGTGGTTGAAATTTGGATTTGGATTCCCATGACATGATGTATATTCCATCCGTCTCATAATGTAAGACTTTTTTGACACTCCATCTCATAATGGAAGATATTTTTTGACTCtagttttttgacactagtgtacgTCTTACGttatgggacgaagggagtagcACATGTTTAATCTTTTTTtattgaatttcttcatcgttaGTACTAGTACAAGATTTTGGGAATTTGGAGGAGTGCCTGTGACAAGGGGCCTCCAGCTTTGCTTTTACTGAAATGTTGTGCAAACAGTCTGCAGATAAGCGAGGGAGCAAAGCTGTCACTCGCTAGGCGGAACACGCGCCTCCCATCGTCCGCCGAACAACAAGCGTTCCAGATTCCGATCGTCAAACCAATCACGCACGCAGCCCACACCGCGCTCCCTGCTGCCCACAGCTACGCCATGGCATTGGCGACGCCGCTCCGCCACCTCCTCGCCGCGCAGCCCGAGCCCGCCGCCGGAGCGGCGCCGTCCTTGGCCCTGACGCAGCCAGGACGCGCCTTCCCACCCCACCGTGGCGTCCGCTTCCGCGCCAGGCACGCGGCGGCGCCCTTATCGTCGCCACCTGCCAGGGCCGCCGGGGTCGCGGCGAGGGCGGCGGGCGGGGGGCGGCCGACGGTGCTGGTGACGGAGAAGCTGGGGGCGGCGGGGCTGGAGCTGCTGCGGGCGTTCGCCAACGTGGACTGCGCGTACGAGCTGACGGCGGAGGAGCTGCGCGCCAAGGTGTCGCTGGTGGACGCGCTGGTGGTGCGCAGCGCCACGCGGGTGACCCGGGAGGTCTTCGAGGCGGCGCGCGGGCGGCTGCGCGTCGTGGGCCGCGCCGGCGTCGGCATCGACAACGTCGACCTCCAGGCCGCCACGGAGGCCGGCTGCCTCGTCGTCAACGCGCCCACCGCCaacaccgtcgccgccgccgagcACGCCGTCGCGCTGCTCGCCGCCATGGCCCGCAATGTCGCCCAGGCCGACGCCTCCCTCAAGACCGGTACGTGCGCGCGTGCGCCCCCTCCGTTTTCTCTTCCCACCACACGCTGCGTAGGTAGATGGATAAGGTCTGGTGGATACCCACGGCCACGGGAGCAATTCGGTCGACCGAAGTATGATGTGATGATGTGTTCTGAACGACGCACACTGTTGAGTGTTCGACTTACTTTTTTCTGGAGTTACTTAATGTATCACATCTGCATTTTAGTATCTGATTTTAAAATTTCAGCATTGATATATGTTGGAAAAAAAAAAAACTAGCTATAAGTCTGTTGCTGTTGCTCTATAGAATATATGATTGCTCTGCAACTTAGTACTAGTAGCTGTTAAGACTTTTAAGACTTTTAGTATGGAAATGTGTTCTCTTCCAGTTAATTTTCCACAGTGAATCTACTAGAACAGTTATCTCCATTTTACATTTTACCAATATTTTGATCCTGTTTGGTGATCCACCTAATAATTTTACACTGTAGCTTCGTTCGGTGGAATTTTACCAATATTACTGTAGCTTCGTtctattttatattttttatcgTTGCTAGCTTGAATCAGTAAACTGAAACTTTACACTATGCGCGTCATACTGAATTAGTACACTGAAACTGAACACAGAACTACATAAATTTGAGTCATTGTGTGCAAGAACAGAGTAATTGTTTGGTTCAGACTTCAGAACATTTATCAACATGGCAAGTTCGAATGATGAAATGCTTAAGTAGCAGTGGAAATATTCATCGTGCTGCGCTGCACCTCGTGCTAATCTAGTGTCACGATTTGCTTTGTGCATATTCAGGCAAATGGCAGCGTAGCAAATATGTCGGCGTTTCCTTGGTTGGAAAGACAATAGCTATTATGGGCTTCGGGAAGGTTGGTTCAGAGGTTGCTCGACGCGCGAAAGGACTTGGAATGGATGTCATTGCTCATGACCCATATGCCCCCGTCGATAGAGCCCGAGCTATCGGTGTAGATCTCGTATCGTTCGATGACGCCATCTCCACTGCAGACTTCATATCACTGCATATGCCTCTAACACCATCAACAACAAAAATTTTCAACGACGAGACTTTTGCAAAAATGACGAAAGGAGTAAGGCTTATCAATGTTGCGAGGGGTGgagtggttgatgaagaagcattGCTGAGAGCACTTGATAATGGGACTGTTGCACAGGTAGTCTTTTTTTGTCATGTCCATTGATCCAGATGTAGATAGTGCATATTGCTGTCAAACAGTTGTCATGACTCATCTAGTTATGCCATTATCTTGGGTATTGTGTATTATTTAGCATAGACAGTACacatttcttttcttttcttgtttCAAAATGTTTCCATTGGCCTTTTTCTCATTGCTTCGCAATGTCTGTCAGGCAGCACTCGACGTGTTCTTTGAAGAGCCACCGCCGAAAGACAGCAAGTTAGTACACCATGAAAATGTCACAGTGACACCGCACCTTGGAGCTAGCACAACAGAAGCACAGGTTTGCTGTTTGTTTTGCAACAATCTCTGTACTGCATCTTACGAGCTTATCCTCTTAACTTTGCCCGTGTTTGTCGACAGGAAGGCGTTGCCCTTGAAATCGCAGAGGCTGTTATCGGTGCACTGAAAGGTGAACTGGCTGCC belongs to Triticum urartu cultivar G1812 chromosome 7, Tu2.1, whole genome shotgun sequence and includes:
- the LOC125520462 gene encoding D-3-phosphoglycerate dehydrogenase 3, chloroplastic-like → MALATPLRHLLAAQPEPAAGAAPSLALTQPGRAFPPHRGVRFRARHAAAPLSSPPARAAGVAARAAGGGRPTVLVTEKLGAAGLELLRAFANVDCAYELTAEELRAKVSLVDALVVRSATRVTREVFEAARGRLRVVGRAGVGIDNVDLQAATEAGCLVVNAPTANTVAAAEHAVALLAAMARNVAQADASLKTGKWQRSKYVGVSLVGKTIAIMGFGKVGSEVARRAKGLGMDVIAHDPYAPVDRARAIGVDLVSFDDAISTADFISLHMPLTPSTTKIFNDETFAKMTKGVRLINVARGGVVDEEALLRALDNGTVAQAALDVFFEEPPPKDSKLVHHENVTVTPHLGASTTEAQEGVALEIAEAVIGALKGELAATAVNAPMVSAEILAELSPYVILAEKLGRLAVQLVAGGSGIKAVKVVYSSARDPDDLDTGILRAMVTKGIVEPISSAFVNIVNADYVAKQRGLRIIEEQILLDGSPEVPINSMQVQLANVESKFAGALSDDGDIRVEGKVKDGTPHLTLVGPFSVDVSLEGNLLLCRQVDQPGIIGKVGSILGTMNLNVNFMSVGRIAPGKQAIMAIGIDEEPDKEALKLIGETPSVQEFVFLKL